A portion of the Terriglobia bacterium genome contains these proteins:
- a CDS encoding acyl--CoA ligase produces MPDVNRMRIEEVLERSARSFTNKAALAYDRQKWTYAFLDQQAKWLAEVLLKAGMQPSDRLAIHLENSPGCVLSIFAILKLGGTFVVIHPNVKAQRLAFLLNHCRAAALVTSSKGLHSISRVLSGLPQLKKVFIQEGGSHTGFADANVASLQRLPEERSPATRPWQSQSLDDDGPAAFIYTSGSTGHPKAAMLSHRNLAWATESIVSYVGNRPEDVILSVLPLSHSYGLTQLFTAFSAGATLVLQNSFRNPHDVLEAMAQERITGFALAPAMAASLLEADPRKYDLASLRYVTNAAAALPLAVVRKLRGELPHTRLFCMYGQTECVRASYLAPEQIDMRPTSVGKGLPGEEIYLVDEVGNRLGPGTVGELVVCGPNVMLGYWEMPAETANALRPGIAPGERALYTGDQFRMDEEGYFYFVRRRDDVIKSGGEKISPGAIEEVLHALDGVAEAAVVGVPDSILGQAIKAVVRLKEGAQVTQRDLIRHCSRHLETYMVPAIVEFRDALPKTASGKVLKSELLQQSRTERLEPEIPDREPR; encoded by the coding sequence GTGCCGGACGTGAATCGCATGCGGATAGAAGAGGTTCTGGAGCGTAGCGCTCGATCGTTCACGAATAAAGCGGCCCTCGCATACGACCGGCAAAAATGGACCTACGCCTTTCTTGATCAGCAGGCCAAATGGTTGGCAGAAGTACTTTTGAAGGCGGGAATGCAGCCTTCGGACCGCCTAGCCATCCATCTCGAGAATTCGCCTGGGTGCGTGCTATCGATTTTCGCGATTCTGAAACTGGGTGGAACGTTCGTGGTGATACATCCGAACGTAAAGGCTCAGCGGCTGGCATTCTTGCTGAATCATTGTCGTGCCGCCGCTCTGGTCACCAGTTCGAAGGGTTTGCATTCGATCTCTCGGGTTCTTTCAGGACTGCCGCAACTGAAGAAGGTCTTCATCCAGGAAGGCGGCTCGCACACTGGTTTCGCGGACGCGAACGTCGCTTCGCTGCAACGGTTACCTGAGGAGCGATCGCCGGCGACAAGGCCATGGCAGAGCCAAAGCCTGGATGACGATGGGCCGGCGGCATTCATTTACACCTCGGGGTCGACCGGGCACCCGAAAGCGGCAATGCTCAGCCACCGGAACTTGGCCTGGGCCACGGAGTCCATAGTCTCCTATGTGGGAAACAGGCCTGAAGATGTCATTTTGAGCGTTCTTCCGTTGTCGCACAGTTATGGCCTTACGCAGCTCTTCACGGCTTTTTCCGCCGGTGCCACACTGGTTTTGCAGAACTCGTTTCGCAACCCTCATGACGTGCTGGAAGCAATGGCGCAGGAAAGGATCACGGGCTTTGCGCTGGCGCCCGCGATGGCAGCCAGCCTGCTGGAAGCGGACCCGCGAAAATACGATCTCGCATCGCTTCGCTACGTTACCAACGCCGCAGCCGCGCTGCCACTTGCCGTCGTACGAAAGCTGCGCGGTGAGCTTCCGCACACCCGCCTGTTCTGTATGTATGGCCAAACTGAGTGCGTACGCGCTTCCTATTTGGCTCCGGAACAGATTGACATGCGTCCTACCTCTGTCGGCAAGGGGCTGCCCGGTGAAGAGATCTATCTTGTGGACGAAGTTGGAAACCGGCTGGGGCCCGGGACGGTAGGCGAATTGGTGGTGTGTGGGCCTAACGTCATGCTTGGGTACTGGGAAATGCCCGCGGAGACCGCGAATGCGCTCAGGCCGGGAATTGCTCCCGGCGAACGAGCGCTCTATACCGGCGACCAGTTTAGGATGGATGAAGAAGGATATTTTTATTTTGTCCGCCGTCGTGACGATGTCATCAAAAGCGGTGGAGAAAAAATCAGCCCCGGAGCCATTGAAGAAGTCCTGCATGCCCTGGACGGTGTGGCCGAGGCTGCCGTGGTTGGAGTTCCGGACAGCATCCTAGGACAGGCCATCAAGGCGGTAGTTCGTTTGAAGGAAGGCGCACAGGTGACGCAACGCGACCTGATCCGGCACTGTTCACGGCACCTGGAGACGTACATGGTCCCGGCCATCGTGGAATTTCGTGACGCTCTTCCTAAAACCGCAAGTGGAAAAGTACTGAAGAGCGAATTGCTCCAA
- a CDS encoding methyltransferase domain-containing protein produces the protein MKRMAQPAHWSVLDLAEGLHLGHGLAALEKLGVLASLTMPQTAKALARKHRLDVSILEAVLQMLALRTDLVIKRSTTYRIAKKYDAVARFMLLQYVGAFGGNAVATAQILRHPESAGKFVDREQHARAFEQARMWEKNTLADTILKLGFDHPLDLGCGGGNMLLSLGTRSPGFKGWGLDSNPWMCAAARKRITAAGLRVQITIFEGDCRDPGKALPASVVKQVRILTATGVANEFFYRGAKDAVAWLKKLSATFPGRYLLIADYYSQLGTSRRTPVRAVALHDFIQAISGQGVPPPDLAEWKKIYRAAHCRLVRVQRADSPLEFIHMLKL, from the coding sequence ATGAAGAGAATGGCTCAACCTGCGCACTGGTCAGTTCTGGATCTTGCCGAGGGGCTGCACCTGGGCCACGGTCTTGCGGCGCTGGAAAAATTAGGTGTCCTCGCCTCTCTCACAATGCCGCAAACGGCAAAAGCATTGGCCAGAAAACACCGCCTCGACGTATCCATTCTCGAAGCCGTTCTGCAGATGCTGGCTTTGCGGACTGACTTGGTCATCAAACGTTCAACCACGTATCGCATCGCGAAGAAGTATGACGCAGTAGCGCGTTTTATGTTGTTGCAATATGTAGGTGCCTTCGGGGGGAATGCCGTCGCTACGGCCCAAATTCTCCGCCATCCCGAGTCGGCCGGAAAATTCGTAGATCGAGAGCAGCACGCCCGTGCATTCGAACAAGCCAGAATGTGGGAGAAAAACACCCTGGCCGACACCATTCTTAAGCTCGGGTTCGACCACCCACTAGACCTGGGATGCGGTGGAGGCAACATGCTTCTGAGCCTGGGAACCCGTTCTCCAGGGTTCAAAGGCTGGGGTCTCGACAGCAATCCGTGGATGTGCGCTGCGGCCCGGAAACGAATCACCGCGGCGGGCCTGCGAGTCCAAATTACCATTTTCGAAGGCGATTGCCGCGACCCCGGCAAAGCTCTGCCTGCCTCCGTCGTGAAACAGGTGCGGATCCTCACCGCAACCGGCGTGGCCAATGAATTTTTTTACCGCGGAGCGAAGGACGCTGTCGCATGGTTGAAGAAGCTAAGCGCGACTTTTCCCGGCCGCTACCTTCTTATTGCGGATTACTACAGCCAACTCGGGACGTCGCGCCGCACGCCCGTGAGAGCAGTTGCATTGCATGATTTCATTCAGGCCATTAGCGGGCAGGGAGTGCCTCCGCCCGATCTTGCAGAATGGAAGAAGATTTACCGCGCAGCCCATTGCCGGCTGGTCCGCGTGCAGCGGGCGGACAGTCCACTCGAGTTCATTCACATGCTCAAGCTTTAA
- a CDS encoding ABC transporter permease, protein MSASAFFDGMGNHVKFALRTMRKNFAFSTFVVLVMALGIGANTAMFSVISNVLLKPLGYQDPDRLVLVTRSATPIRYEEFLAANRSYSGMGAYTVALQNVTLSGVEQPEVLKSSRVSANFLEILGVSPLAGRSFRPEEDKAGALPVAMISADLWERRFGRDPQVVGKTVTLAGTSYSIIGVLPVGFQFPFAGADVWLTRPQDWPVVPDATRRISPILALFGRLKPGITMQQANAELQVLNEHYRTAHSGLLDAKSDSPEPVTALKDDLVSGIRLELWMLFGALAFVLMIVCANVGSLLLVRASSRSREFAVRAAIGAGRGTIIGQLLVEGILLSLIGGIAGMGLAVGALNALQSLTYIDLPRIHEIHVDLGVLGFAAALSIFTGVLFGLMPALTASRPDLARVLRANGEQARAASSRSARWFGIKGLLVIGQIAVSIMLLIGATLLIESALRLHQVNLGFQPENLLTMRIALSPAHYQQAEAKAAYYKEMVSRTEALPGVQSAAVALTVPMSGFVASPVQLIGSRSIRQDESPIAILQNVTPDYFRALQISLKRGREFTEHDEAKSVPVAIINESMARAFSPEYPGGLDLIGQHVTVGTNSQSIEIVGIAADVRQSGRDAEPRPELYLPCAQTPPSSAMLAVRMKGDPLSIANSIRQVALTLDRDQPVAAVSTMDSLIEAAEGQRRLVMELLGVFAASATLLAIIGLYGVISYTVVQRTTEIGIRRALGAPTSNLLLLVVGHGLALSLMGIVIGIIAAVLLNRVIESFLFNVKATDPLTFFAVAVLFTFVSALASYLPARRAAQIDPLTAIRVG, encoded by the coding sequence ATGAGCGCAAGCGCGTTTTTTGACGGCATGGGAAATCATGTGAAATTTGCACTCAGGACGATGCGCAAGAATTTCGCTTTTTCCACTTTCGTCGTGCTGGTGATGGCCCTGGGAATCGGGGCGAACACGGCGATGTTCTCGGTGATTAGCAACGTGCTACTCAAGCCCCTGGGATACCAAGACCCGGATCGGCTCGTGCTGGTGACGAGATCGGCCACGCCCATTCGTTATGAGGAGTTTCTCGCGGCGAATCGGTCGTACAGCGGTATGGGGGCGTATACCGTCGCATTGCAGAACGTGACGCTTTCCGGCGTGGAACAACCGGAGGTGCTGAAGTCTTCCCGGGTATCGGCAAATTTTCTGGAAATTCTGGGAGTCAGCCCGCTTGCGGGGCGCAGTTTTCGTCCCGAGGAAGACAAAGCCGGCGCGCTGCCTGTGGCCATGATCAGCGCCGATCTCTGGGAGCGGAGATTTGGCCGTGATCCGCAGGTGGTTGGCAAAACAGTAACCCTGGCCGGAACGTCTTATAGCATCATCGGGGTACTGCCTGTGGGGTTCCAGTTTCCCTTTGCCGGCGCGGATGTATGGCTGACCAGGCCACAGGACTGGCCGGTAGTCCCGGATGCAACCCGGCGAATCAGTCCTATCCTGGCCCTTTTTGGACGTTTAAAGCCTGGAATCACCATGCAGCAGGCCAATGCGGAATTACAAGTCCTCAATGAGCACTACAGAACGGCGCATTCCGGTCTGCTGGATGCGAAAAGCGATTCTCCAGAACCGGTGACGGCGCTCAAGGATGATCTCGTTTCCGGGATTCGCCTGGAACTGTGGATGTTGTTCGGTGCATTGGCATTTGTTCTGATGATTGTGTGCGCAAATGTCGGTAGCCTGTTGCTGGTGCGCGCCAGCTCGCGTTCGCGGGAATTTGCCGTGCGCGCCGCTATCGGGGCCGGACGCGGCACGATTATCGGCCAACTCCTCGTGGAAGGCATTCTTCTGTCGCTAATTGGCGGCATTGCGGGCATGGGGCTAGCAGTCGGCGCCTTGAACGCGCTGCAAAGCCTTACCTATATCGATCTCCCCCGCATTCATGAGATCCACGTGGATTTGGGCGTCCTGGGGTTTGCCGCCGCGCTTTCCATTTTTACAGGAGTCCTGTTCGGGCTTATGCCCGCGCTTACGGCCTCCCGTCCTGACCTGGCGCGCGTGCTCCGTGCAAACGGCGAACAGGCCCGGGCCGCGAGTTCACGCTCCGCGCGATGGTTCGGAATCAAGGGTTTGCTTGTCATAGGGCAGATCGCCGTGTCCATCATGCTGTTGATCGGAGCAACGCTGTTAATAGAGAGCGCGCTGCGCCTGCATCAAGTCAATCTCGGGTTCCAGCCGGAGAACCTTCTGACCATGCGCATTGCTCTTTCCCCTGCTCACTATCAGCAAGCAGAAGCTAAGGCCGCCTATTACAAGGAAATGGTTTCCCGCACAGAGGCCCTGCCCGGCGTGCAGAGCGCGGCGGTTGCGCTTACGGTGCCGATGTCGGGCTTCGTTGCCTCTCCTGTGCAATTGATCGGAAGCCGGTCCATCCGGCAGGATGAAAGCCCCATTGCCATTCTTCAAAACGTCACGCCCGATTACTTCCGCGCGCTCCAGATTTCCCTGAAGCGCGGAAGGGAATTTACCGAGCACGATGAGGCAAAGTCGGTGCCGGTGGCTATTATCAATGAAAGCATGGCACGGGCATTTTCGCCGGAATATCCGGGAGGGCTGGATTTGATCGGGCAGCACGTCACCGTCGGTACGAATTCCCAGTCTATTGAAATTGTGGGCATCGCAGCCGACGTGCGCCAGTCTGGACGAGACGCCGAGCCCAGACCCGAGCTCTATCTTCCATGCGCGCAGACTCCTCCCAGTTCCGCCATGCTGGCCGTGCGTATGAAAGGAGACCCGCTTAGCATTGCCAACAGCATTCGACAGGTTGCGCTGACGCTGGACCGAGACCAGCCTGTGGCTGCTGTCTCCACCATGGACAGCCTGATTGAAGCCGCCGAGGGACAGCGCCGGCTGGTCATGGAACTGCTGGGGGTTTTTGCCGCTTCCGCTACGCTGCTGGCCATCATCGGGCTTTATGGGGTCATTTCTTACACCGTTGTGCAGCGTACCACTGAAATAGGGATTCGACGGGCATTGGGGGCCCCGACGAGCAACCTCCTTTTATTAGTGGTGGGGCACGGCCTGGCGCTCTCGCTGATGGGAATCGTCATTGGTATCATCGCTGCGGTGCTGCTGAACCGAGTTATTGAAAGCTTTTTGTTCAACGTGAAGGCCACGGACCCTCTTACCTTTTTTGCTGTTGCCGTCCTTTTCACTTTTGTGTCGGCATTGGCGAGTTACCTCCCGGCCCGCCGCGCCGCCCAGATTGATCCGCTTACCGCAATCCGGGTAGGGTGA